Below is a genomic region from Pectobacterium polaris.
AGCTATGGCCTGGGTCGCCCGTGGCACCCAACGACCACCTTTGACGATGGGCGCTATGCCGATCCTAACGCGATCGGCCAGACCGTCTTCCTGAACACCACCATGGATGACCACATTTATGGCTGGGACAAAATGTCAGGCAAAGATAAACAAGGCGAGAAAATCTGGTTCCATCCGCAGGACTCACGCTTTTTCGAGTATAAATCCAGCGGTAAAGGAGCAGAGAAAAACGATCAGCGCCGTCAGTTAAGCGACGCGGAAGCAGCAGAATACACCGCAGACAAAGTGTTAGCGGGTTGGGTTCCTACCGCGCCTAAAGGGAAGTAGAGTAGAAGTAAATGTGACGAAGCCAGCCTGATTGATAAAGGCTGGCTTCTAAGCGGTATTAGCGGGGAAGCGAAAAGATTAAATCGCTTCTTCGTCTTCTTCACCGGTACGAATACGGACAACGCGCGCCACATCAAAGACGAAAATTTTACCGTCGCCGATTTTACCCGTCTGCGCGGTCTGCGTGATGGTTTCTACGCAGGTATCGACGATGTCATCTGACACGACAATTTCGATTTTTACTTTTGGCAGAAAATCGACCATGTATTCTGCACCACGATACAGCTCTGTGTGGCCTTTCTGACGACCAAAGCCTTTAACTTCTGTTACCGTCATCCCTGTGATGCCCACTTCAGCTAACGCTTCACGCACATCGTCCAGTTTGAACGGCTTAATAATCGCATCAATTTTCTTCATGGAGGAACCTTTGTGTTATCTATGTTGCGGCCAAAGCCGAGCATCAGCAAGTGAACAGCATGTCAGAACTCAGGCGGACAATCTACACCCGCACGGCACTCTCAGCGCTAGTCTTTAAAATCGTTGGCATCCAGCTCGTGGCGGCCCAACAGTTTATAAAATTCCGTTCGGTTACGCCCGGCCATTCGCGCAGCCTGCGTCACGTTACCTTTTGCGATCTGTAATAATTTTCGCAGGTAATTAAGCTCAAACTGATGTCGTGCTTCAACAAACGTTGGCAGGGCGGTATTTTCACCTTCCAGCGCTTGTTCAACCAGCGCATCGCTGATCACCGGTGCGCTGGTCAGTGCCACACACTGTTCGATGACATTCACCAGTTGACGCACGTTACCCGGCCAGCTTGCCGTCATCAAGCGCTT
It encodes:
- the glnB gene encoding nitrogen regulatory protein P-II; the encoded protein is MKKIDAIIKPFKLDDVREALAEVGITGMTVTEVKGFGRQKGHTELYRGAEYMVDFLPKVKIEIVVSDDIVDTCVETITQTAQTGKIGDGKIFVFDVARVVRIRTGEEDEEAI